Proteins from one Rhizobium sp. CB3090 genomic window:
- a CDS encoding response regulator produces MALYEQSNILIVEDDADIAAMLVELVTDNGFTAQSVANGAEMDRLLRLHRFDLIVLDGMLPGEDGFSICMRLRATRSIPILMLTARREDIDRILGLELGADDYVTKPFNSRELLARIKSILRRASFSRREEEVSGPLTFAGWRIDPNSRQLFDAEGDEVSMTTAEFDLLWAFCTNPNKVLTRDQLLSMTHAGSAGPVERSIDVHISRIRQKIEPNLKDPTFIKTVRLGGYLFAVMVEKLP; encoded by the coding sequence ATGGCGCTTTACGAGCAATCCAATATTCTCATCGTCGAAGACGACGCCGATATCGCAGCCATGCTGGTCGAGTTGGTGACCGACAACGGTTTCACTGCCCAATCTGTCGCCAATGGCGCCGAGATGGACCGACTGCTCCGTCTTCATAGGTTCGACCTGATCGTGCTTGACGGCATGCTGCCGGGTGAGGATGGATTCAGCATTTGCATGCGTCTTCGGGCGACGCGCTCCATCCCCATTTTGATGTTGACCGCACGGCGGGAGGATATCGATCGTATTCTTGGGCTTGAACTGGGTGCCGATGATTATGTCACCAAGCCATTCAACTCCCGCGAACTGCTCGCCCGCATCAAAAGCATTCTGCGCCGCGCGTCTTTTTCCCGGCGAGAGGAAGAGGTATCCGGACCACTGACTTTTGCAGGATGGCGCATCGATCCGAACAGCCGGCAACTGTTCGACGCCGAAGGCGATGAAGTGTCGATGACGACAGCCGAGTTCGATCTTCTCTGGGCGTTCTGCACCAATCCGAACAAAGTGCTGACCCGCGACCAGCTTCTGTCCATGACGCATGCCGGATCGGCCGGACCGGTCGAACGCAGCATCGATGTCCACATCAGCAGGATACGACAGAAGATCGAACCGAACCTCAAGGACCCGACGTTCATCAAGACTGTCCGGCTGGGCGGCTATCTCTTCGCAGTCATGGTGGAGAAATTGCCGTGA
- a CDS encoding outer membrane protein, translating to MDFRIFAFGAFVLSLAAPAMAADMTFQQPAPQPEQQNYSTFDWSGFYLGAQGGYTWNKATYLGLDQTLNSGSAGVHAGYNFQTGSIVYGIENDFNYNFEKGDEAKLEWDASGRARVGYARDRNLIFATAGLAAAGGKVDVPAVGKKDDILIGWTAGGGIEHALTDNILVRGEYRYSDFGNKDFGSGIGKVSADQQKITIGASYKF from the coding sequence ATGGATTTCAGAATATTCGCTTTCGGCGCCTTCGTTCTCTCCCTGGCAGCGCCGGCCATGGCTGCCGACATGACCTTCCAGCAGCCTGCACCGCAGCCGGAGCAACAGAACTATTCGACCTTTGACTGGTCCGGCTTCTATCTTGGTGCCCAGGGCGGATATACTTGGAATAAAGCAACCTATTTGGGCCTGGATCAGACCCTCAACAGCGGATCGGCTGGAGTCCATGCCGGCTATAACTTTCAAACCGGAAGCATCGTTTACGGCATCGAGAACGACTTCAACTACAACTTCGAAAAAGGTGACGAAGCCAAACTCGAATGGGATGCCTCCGGCCGCGCCCGCGTGGGCTACGCGCGGGACCGAAATCTCATTTTCGCGACGGCGGGTCTTGCGGCGGCGGGCGGCAAGGTCGATGTTCCCGCAGTCGGCAAAAAAGACGATATCCTGATCGGCTGGACGGCAGGTGGCGGCATTGAGCACGCGCTCACCGACAATATCCTCGTACGCGGCGAATATCGCTATTCCGATTTCGGGAACAAGGACTTTGGTTCTGGAATCGGGAAAGTCTCGGCCGACCAGCAAAAGATTACTATTGGTGCAAGCTACAAGTTCTGA
- a CDS encoding EF-hand domain-containing protein — MISTAEQLVSQLMNIMLNLQANASGDDSSSDSDDSSSSTSSAQQSGGPNGQGGSQSDMIAKMDTNGDGSITEAEFVAARPSDVSEDQATTLFQSFDTSNSGSLTTDQLASAMQSNGQPPAPPSEEAPDDSQISSTFTAMDTDGDGSVSEAEFVAARPSDVSEDQATNMFESLDTTSSGSLTESQFETAMKAGPPPAPDFSSLFASNYQDDTTTSDLLTV; from the coding sequence TTGATATCGACGGCCGAGCAGCTTGTTTCGCAGCTCATGAACATCATGCTCAATCTGCAGGCAAACGCTTCGGGCGACGATTCCAGCTCGGATTCGGATGACAGCTCCAGCAGTACATCGTCTGCTCAGCAGTCTGGCGGACCCAACGGTCAGGGCGGCAGCCAGAGCGATATGATCGCTAAGATGGATACGAATGGTGACGGCAGCATCACCGAAGCGGAATTCGTCGCCGCGCGTCCGTCCGACGTGAGCGAAGATCAGGCGACTACGCTGTTTCAAAGCTTCGATACCAGCAACAGCGGATCGTTGACGACGGACCAGTTGGCAAGCGCGATGCAGTCCAATGGACAGCCGCCGGCTCCGCCCTCTGAGGAAGCGCCGGACGACAGCCAGATCTCCAGCACGTTCACCGCAATGGATACGGATGGTGATGGCAGCGTCAGCGAAGCCGAATTCGTCGCCGCGCGTCCGTCTGACGTGAGCGAGGACCAGGCAACGAATATGTTCGAAAGTCTCGATACGACAAGTTCGGGCTCCCTGACCGAGAGCCAGTTCGAGACCGCGATGAAGGCTGGACCGCCGCCAGCTCCGGATTTCAGCTCGCTGTTCGCCTCGAACTACCAGGATGACACCACGACGAGCGACCTGCTTACCGTCTGA
- the fhuB gene encoding Fe(3+)-hydroxamate ABC transporter permease FhuB, translating into MNRIFGKFAFGPAIVALVLLGAGSLLSWFLISPLLEAMSQTSYDVPRMVLFYSTLPRLATALLAGAALSLAGALLQQVLRNPLADPTTLGISAGANLALVVTSLFFPGLLGLGRDMVALAGSTVVACIVMSLGAQRGFSPFSLVLSGLVISLWCGALSAILTLLNERYLVSLFIWGAGSLAQQSWVIPLSLLWKTAVIAVICALVMRPLSLLDLGEGTASALGVRLTRLRFIVVGGAVALAAVVTSAVGVIGFIGLVAPTIARLSGARRPQQLLLWSPLIGAGLLLIADTAIQLIAGKLGEFLPTGAVTAIFGSPLLLLLLPRLKVRHRALQLKERARSWTSARTGVLAIALVGLFVALAIGVFLGRGVDGSWGFPHGALFGEIVPMRLPKVFAALSSGAMLAVAGVILQRITGNEMASPELLGVSAGATFGVAVAVFIIVPGLFGQMAFAAIGALLVLAMILLSAMRTGLAPERVLLAGISLSAMVDAIVGVLSSTGDPRAVLLMRWMSGSTYGVDARTAMTVTTAAVILTAAAFLARRWLDILPLGPSQAAAIGVPLRKSRFALFGLAGLMSAAATLSVGPLTFIGLMGPHLAREAGLVRALPQMVGAAAIGGALMVFADFIGRTIVWPYQIPAGLVSAIVGAPFLMMMLRRKG; encoded by the coding sequence ATGAACAGGATTTTTGGAAAGTTCGCCTTCGGACCCGCAATCGTCGCGCTGGTGCTCCTCGGCGCCGGCAGCCTCCTGTCGTGGTTCCTCATTTCCCCCTTGTTGGAAGCCATGAGCCAGACGAGCTATGACGTGCCGAGGATGGTTCTTTTCTATTCGACGCTCCCTCGCCTTGCGACGGCCCTGCTCGCCGGGGCAGCGCTTTCGCTTGCTGGTGCACTTCTCCAACAGGTTTTGCGCAATCCCCTTGCCGATCCGACGACGCTCGGAATTTCCGCTGGTGCCAATCTGGCGCTGGTCGTCACGAGCTTGTTCTTCCCGGGTTTGCTCGGGTTGGGCCGGGACATGGTTGCACTCGCGGGAAGCACAGTGGTCGCTTGCATCGTCATGAGCCTCGGGGCACAGCGCGGCTTTTCACCCTTTTCGCTGGTCTTGTCGGGCCTGGTCATCAGCCTGTGGTGCGGCGCCTTGTCGGCAATCCTCACTCTTCTCAACGAGCGCTATCTCGTCAGCCTCTTCATCTGGGGTGCGGGATCGCTTGCACAGCAGAGCTGGGTCATTCCGCTGTCGCTCCTTTGGAAGACGGCGGTCATCGCAGTCATCTGCGCGCTCGTCATGCGGCCGCTCTCCCTCCTCGATCTCGGTGAGGGCACCGCGTCGGCGCTCGGCGTCCGCCTTACCCGGCTGCGCTTCATCGTCGTTGGCGGCGCGGTAGCGCTTGCCGCTGTTGTGACCAGCGCTGTCGGGGTTATCGGCTTCATTGGTCTGGTTGCGCCGACGATTGCCAGGCTTTCCGGGGCACGGCGACCGCAGCAATTGCTGTTGTGGTCACCCTTGATCGGCGCTGGGCTGCTGCTGATTGCGGATACTGCCATTCAGTTGATTGCGGGCAAATTGGGAGAGTTCCTGCCCACGGGTGCGGTCACGGCGATCTTCGGTTCGCCCTTGCTTCTGCTGCTGCTTCCCAGGTTGAAAGTCCGGCATCGAGCGCTGCAGTTGAAAGAGAGAGCTCGCTCGTGGACATCGGCCAGAACGGGCGTGCTTGCCATTGCTCTCGTCGGTTTGTTTGTCGCGCTCGCCATCGGTGTGTTCCTCGGACGCGGCGTCGACGGAAGCTGGGGCTTCCCTCATGGGGCGCTCTTTGGCGAGATCGTTCCGATGCGCCTCCCCAAGGTTTTTGCCGCGTTATCCTCCGGCGCGATGCTCGCCGTCGCAGGCGTCATCCTACAGAGGATCACCGGTAATGAGATGGCGAGCCCTGAGTTGCTCGGCGTCAGCGCGGGCGCGACCTTCGGCGTGGCAGTTGCCGTCTTTATCATTGTTCCCGGGCTTTTCGGGCAAATGGCCTTCGCGGCCATAGGCGCGCTTCTCGTGCTCGCCATGATCCTGCTCAGCGCGATGCGCACGGGGCTGGCGCCGGAGCGTGTGCTGCTTGCCGGCATCTCCTTGAGCGCCATGGTGGATGCCATTGTCGGTGTCCTCAGCTCCACCGGCGATCCGCGCGCTGTCCTCCTGATGCGCTGGATGAGCGGTTCGACCTACGGCGTCGACGCCCGTACCGCCATGACCGTTACCACTGCGGCCGTGATTCTGACCGCGGCTGCTTTCCTCGCTCGACGCTGGTTGGACATCTTGCCGCTCGGCCCATCGCAGGCGGCAGCCATCGGCGTTCCCTTACGCAAGTCCCGTTTCGCGCTGTTCGGCCTTGCGGGCCTGATGAGCGCGGCCGCAACGTTGAGCGTCGGCCCATTGACATTTATCGGCCTGATGGGGCCTCACCTGGCAAGGGAAGCCGGGCTCGTCCGTGCGCTGCCGCAAATGGTGGGAGCAGCCGCCATCGGCGGCGCGCTGATGGTGTTTGCAGACTTCATCGGCCGCACCATCGTCTGGCCATACCAGATACCCGCCGGCCTCGTCTCGGCGATCGTCGGTGCGCCTTTCCTCATGATGATGCTGCGAAGAAAAGGCTGA
- a CDS encoding iron-siderophore ABC transporter substrate-binding protein, giving the protein MAAAAVAGNAPAFAQSAPRIVSLDYGLVSTLLSLGIVPLAVSDLADWDKWVVEPAMPQSVVNLGSSWEVNFELLVALKPDIILTTPYLDELLPKLKQVAKVVRLEIYAPDIGPILPAAIAATRKLAAAIDREAEAEGFLQRADAFFTECRTRLAAKSLPSVALINFMDARHARIYARPGLYHNVLERIGVRNAWTEESNYWGFQTIAIEDLSRVADPDARLIAFEPVPADVLPKIKQSPLWQSLPFARPGHLSILPPALMFGMVNEALRFGRLLTDLLDPKE; this is encoded by the coding sequence ATGGCCGCCGCGGCGGTGGCGGGCAATGCCCCGGCTTTTGCGCAATCCGCACCGCGGATCGTCAGCCTCGACTACGGTCTCGTATCGACGCTTCTTTCGCTCGGCATCGTTCCGTTGGCGGTGTCCGATCTGGCCGATTGGGATAAATGGGTGGTCGAACCGGCAATGCCTCAGTCCGTCGTGAACCTGGGTAGCTCATGGGAGGTCAATTTCGAACTCCTTGTTGCCCTTAAGCCGGACATCATTCTGACGACGCCCTATCTCGACGAACTGCTGCCGAAGCTGAAGCAAGTCGCGAAGGTCGTCCGCCTTGAGATTTACGCGCCCGATATCGGCCCCATATTGCCGGCGGCCATCGCGGCCACACGAAAACTAGCGGCAGCGATCGACCGGGAAGCGGAGGCGGAAGGTTTTCTCCAGCGCGCGGACGCCTTCTTCACCGAATGCCGCACCCGTCTTGCCGCAAAATCCCTTCCCTCCGTGGCGCTCATCAACTTCATGGACGCTCGCCACGCCAGAATTTATGCGCGGCCAGGGCTCTATCACAACGTTCTGGAGCGCATCGGCGTACGAAACGCCTGGACCGAGGAATCGAACTACTGGGGCTTCCAAACGATCGCCATCGAGGATCTCTCTCGTGTCGCCGATCCCGATGCGCGTCTGATCGCCTTCGAGCCTGTACCGGCAGATGTCCTGCCCAAAATCAAGCAGAGTCCTCTTTGGCAAAGCCTCCCCTTCGCGCGACCGGGACATCTTTCAATTCTTCCGCCTGCTTTGATGTTCGGCATGGTCAACGAGGCGCTGCGGTTCGGCCGCCTTCTGACCGATCTTTTGGATCCCAAGGAATGA